A single window of Gossypium arboreum isolate Shixiya-1 chromosome 13, ASM2569848v2, whole genome shotgun sequence DNA harbors:
- the LOC108486247 gene encoding uncharacterized protein LOC108486247 isoform X1, with the protein MFWRLTSMSASSPVESILDKENFTLEELLDEEEIIQECKALNSRLINFLRDRAQVEQLLRYIVEEPSEDDDSKRTFKFPFIACEIFTCEIDVILKTLIEDEEFMNLLFSFLETNRSHSALLAGYFSKVVICLMLRKTIPLMHYVQTHQEVLRQLVDLIGITSIMEVLVRLVGADDHVYPNFLDVMQWLADSNLLEMIVDKLNPSCPPEVHGNAAETLCAITRNAPSALATKLSSPSFVARIFGHALEDSHSKYGLVHSLSVCISLLDPKRSAIASPLMHYFRNQHMYEPPIPVNPETINAMLPKLGDLLMLLNVSSDEKILPTTYGELRPPLGKHRLKIVEFIAVLLRTGNEAAEKELVGSGTIQRVLDLFFEYPYNNALHHHVESIILSCLESKNDAILDHLLHKCDLIGRFLQTEKQPILSGDNNLPTLPAAGKCAPRAGNIGHITRISNKLVQLGSSNSCIQAYIQENSEWNEWQANVLQERNAVENVYRWACGRPTSLQDRTRDSDEDDIHDRDYDVAALANNLSQAFRYKIYGNDNNEEDRGALDRDDEDINFDDESAEVVISSLRLGDDQGSSLFTNSNWFAFQDEGTSNVPMAISPTEVMHEINLNGTTNSNNSSSDDEVVVGEDDEMNENSTSTSNPMNGFSNSVSSGDLNPQENENLFGGRPSPSGLQVVGSSKNPFLDDDNPDVNPPSPIDTVMTDGESLPNGESILPNGSSDAMDSSEGSMSSDMSQKSPPLVPSLFEEDVEFVGVELEGTEKPMEQALKEGIVGEARALKRNGSGIPIPEKEKSDESTGIKEFNDSNYWRVDREVTVLE; encoded by the exons ATGTTTTGGAGGCTCACATCCATGTCTGCTTCTTCTCCC GTGGAGTCGATATTAGACAAGGAAAACTTTACTTTGGAAGAGCTTCTTGATGAGGAAGAAATAATCCAAGAGTGCAAAGCTTTAAATAGTCGACTAATCAATTT TCTACGAGATAGAGCCCAAGTTGAGCAGTTATTGCGATATATTGTCGAAGAACCTTCAGAAGATGATGACAGCAAACGGACCTTCAA GTTCCCATTCATTGCCTGCGAGATATTTACATGTGAGATTGATGTTATTCTGAAGACTTTAATTGAGGATGAAGAG TTCATGAACTTGCTTTTCTCCTTCTTGGAAACGAACCGTTCTCATAGTGCTTTGCTAGCTGGTTATTTCAGCAAG GTTGTTATATGCCTCATGCTACGGAAGACTATTCCACTTATGCACTATGTCCAA ACACATCAAGAGGTGTTGCGCCAACTGGTTGATTTGATAGGAATCACTTCCATCATGGAG GTTTTGGTTCGGTTAGTAGGTGCTGATGATCATGTGTATCCTAATTTTTTGGATGTAATGCAATGGTTAGCTGATAGCAATTTGCTGGAAATGATCGTGGATAAATTGAATCCATCA TGCCCACCTGAAGTTCATGGTAATGCAGCAGAAACATTATGTGCAATAACACGGAATGCCCCATCAGCTTTAGCCACTAAGCTCTCTAGTCCAAG TTTTGTTGCAAGGATATTTGGCCATGCATTGGAAGATTCACATTCAAAATATGGCCTTGTACACTCTCTCTCAGTTTGTATTTCATTGTTGGATCCAAAAAGATCAGCCATTGCTTCTCCCTTGATGCATTATTTCCGAAATCAACATATGTATGAGCCTCCAATCCCTGTAAATCCTGAGACTATCAATGCAATGCTCCCTAAACTTG GGGACTTACTCATGCTTTTGAATGTATCATCTGATGAGAAGATTTTGCCTACCACGTATGGAGAATTAAGGCCACCTCTAGGGAAGCATCGCCTAAAG aTTGTGGAGTTCATTGCTGTCCTGTTGAGAACTGGAAATGAAGCTGCAGAAAAGGAATTGGTCGGCTCAGGAACCATTCAACGCGTTCTCGATCTCTTCTTTGA GTATCCATACAACAATGCATTACATCATCATGTTGAGAGTATAATATTGTCATGTCTGGAGAGCAAGAATGATGCAATACTTGATCATCTTCTTCACAAATGCGATTTAATTGGGAGATTTCTCCAAACTGAAAAACAGCCAATTCTTTCTGGTGACAATAATCTG CCAACTTTACCTGCTGCTGGAAAATGTGCACCACGGGCAGGAAACATTGGACACATTACACGTATTTCAAATAAACTTGTACAGTTGGGAAGCAGCAATAGCTGTATTCAGGCATATATACAG GAAAATAGCGAGTGGAATGAGTGGCAAGCTAATGTTCTGCAAGAACGTAACGCAGTTGAAAATGTTTATCGATGGGCTTGTGG TCGCCCAACATCGTTGCAAGACAGAACAAGGGATAGTGACGAGGATGATATTCATGATAGAGATTATGATGTTGCAGCTTTAGCAAATAACCTAAGCCAAGCTTTCAGATACAAAATCTACGGCAACGATAATAATGAAGAA GACCGTGGTGCTCTTGATCGAGATGATGAG GATATAAACTTTGATGATGAATCTGCTGAGGTTGTCATATCATCCTTGAGGCTCGGTGATGATCAGGGGAG CAGTCTGTTTACAAATTCCAACTGGTTTGCATTCCAAGATGAAGGAACCAGTAATGTACCTATGGCCATATCCCCAACCGAAGTGATGCATGAGATTAACTTGAATGGCACTACAAACAGTAATAACAGCAGTAGTGATGACGAGGTGGTAGTTGGAGAGGATGACGAGATGAACGAAAACAGCACATCTACTTCCAATCCGATGAATGGGTTCAGCAACTCCGTGAGCAGTGGAGACTTGAATCCGCAAGAAAACGAAAACTTGTTTGGAGGTAGGCCTTCACCTTCGGGTTTGCAAGTAGTCGGTTCAAGTAAGAATCCATTTCTCGACGATGACAATCCGGATGTCAACCCACCGAGTCCTATCGACACAGTGATGACTGATGGAGAGTCCCTTCCAAACGGGGAATCCATACTTCCGAATGGTTCCTCGGACGCAATGGATTCAAGTGAGGGATCAATGAGCAGTGACATGAGTCAGAAATCTCCACCACTGGTGCCGTCTTTGTTCGAAGAGGACGTTGAATTCGTAGGAGTGGAATTAGAAGGTACGGAGAAGCCAATGGAACAAGCTCTAAAAGAAGGAATAGTTGGCGAAGCCAGAGCATTGAAGAGGAACGGTAGTGGTATACCCATACCGGAAAAGGAGAAATCTGACGAGTCCACCGGGATAAAGGAGTTCAATGATTCAAACTATTGGAGGGTTGATCGTGAAGTTACTGTTTTGGAATAG
- the LOC108486247 gene encoding uncharacterized protein LOC108486247 isoform X2 encodes MFWRLTSMSASSPVESILDKENFTLEELLDEEEIIQECKALNSRLINFLRDRAQVEQLLRYIVEEPSEDDDSKRTFKFPFIACEIFTCEIDVILKTLIEDEEFMNLLFSFLETNRSHSALLAGYFSKVVICLMLRKTIPLMHYVQTHQEVLRQLVDLIGITSIMEVLVRLVGADDHVYPNFLDVMQWLADSNLLEMIVDKLNPSCPPEVHGNAAETLCAITRNAPSALATKLSSPSFVARIFGHALEDSHSKYGLVHSLSVCISLLDPKRSAIASPLMHYFRNQHMYEPPIPVNPETINAMLPKLGDLLMLLNVSSDEKILPTTYGELRPPLGKHRLKIVEFIAVLLRTGNEAAEKELVGSGTIQRVLDLFFEYPYNNALHHHVESIILSCLESKNDAILDHLLHKCDLIGRFLQTEKQPILSGDNNLPTLPAAGKCAPRAGNIGHITRISNKLVQLGSSNSCIQAYIQENSEWNEWQANVLQERNAVENVYRWACGRPTSLQDRTRDSDEDDIHDRDYDVAALANNLSQAFRYKIYGNDNNEEDRGALDRDDEDINFDDESAEVVISSLRLGDDQGSLFTNSNWFAFQDEGTSNVPMAISPTEVMHEINLNGTTNSNNSSSDDEVVVGEDDEMNENSTSTSNPMNGFSNSVSSGDLNPQENENLFGGRPSPSGLQVVGSSKNPFLDDDNPDVNPPSPIDTVMTDGESLPNGESILPNGSSDAMDSSEGSMSSDMSQKSPPLVPSLFEEDVEFVGVELEGTEKPMEQALKEGIVGEARALKRNGSGIPIPEKEKSDESTGIKEFNDSNYWRVDREVTVLE; translated from the exons ATGTTTTGGAGGCTCACATCCATGTCTGCTTCTTCTCCC GTGGAGTCGATATTAGACAAGGAAAACTTTACTTTGGAAGAGCTTCTTGATGAGGAAGAAATAATCCAAGAGTGCAAAGCTTTAAATAGTCGACTAATCAATTT TCTACGAGATAGAGCCCAAGTTGAGCAGTTATTGCGATATATTGTCGAAGAACCTTCAGAAGATGATGACAGCAAACGGACCTTCAA GTTCCCATTCATTGCCTGCGAGATATTTACATGTGAGATTGATGTTATTCTGAAGACTTTAATTGAGGATGAAGAG TTCATGAACTTGCTTTTCTCCTTCTTGGAAACGAACCGTTCTCATAGTGCTTTGCTAGCTGGTTATTTCAGCAAG GTTGTTATATGCCTCATGCTACGGAAGACTATTCCACTTATGCACTATGTCCAA ACACATCAAGAGGTGTTGCGCCAACTGGTTGATTTGATAGGAATCACTTCCATCATGGAG GTTTTGGTTCGGTTAGTAGGTGCTGATGATCATGTGTATCCTAATTTTTTGGATGTAATGCAATGGTTAGCTGATAGCAATTTGCTGGAAATGATCGTGGATAAATTGAATCCATCA TGCCCACCTGAAGTTCATGGTAATGCAGCAGAAACATTATGTGCAATAACACGGAATGCCCCATCAGCTTTAGCCACTAAGCTCTCTAGTCCAAG TTTTGTTGCAAGGATATTTGGCCATGCATTGGAAGATTCACATTCAAAATATGGCCTTGTACACTCTCTCTCAGTTTGTATTTCATTGTTGGATCCAAAAAGATCAGCCATTGCTTCTCCCTTGATGCATTATTTCCGAAATCAACATATGTATGAGCCTCCAATCCCTGTAAATCCTGAGACTATCAATGCAATGCTCCCTAAACTTG GGGACTTACTCATGCTTTTGAATGTATCATCTGATGAGAAGATTTTGCCTACCACGTATGGAGAATTAAGGCCACCTCTAGGGAAGCATCGCCTAAAG aTTGTGGAGTTCATTGCTGTCCTGTTGAGAACTGGAAATGAAGCTGCAGAAAAGGAATTGGTCGGCTCAGGAACCATTCAACGCGTTCTCGATCTCTTCTTTGA GTATCCATACAACAATGCATTACATCATCATGTTGAGAGTATAATATTGTCATGTCTGGAGAGCAAGAATGATGCAATACTTGATCATCTTCTTCACAAATGCGATTTAATTGGGAGATTTCTCCAAACTGAAAAACAGCCAATTCTTTCTGGTGACAATAATCTG CCAACTTTACCTGCTGCTGGAAAATGTGCACCACGGGCAGGAAACATTGGACACATTACACGTATTTCAAATAAACTTGTACAGTTGGGAAGCAGCAATAGCTGTATTCAGGCATATATACAG GAAAATAGCGAGTGGAATGAGTGGCAAGCTAATGTTCTGCAAGAACGTAACGCAGTTGAAAATGTTTATCGATGGGCTTGTGG TCGCCCAACATCGTTGCAAGACAGAACAAGGGATAGTGACGAGGATGATATTCATGATAGAGATTATGATGTTGCAGCTTTAGCAAATAACCTAAGCCAAGCTTTCAGATACAAAATCTACGGCAACGATAATAATGAAGAA GACCGTGGTGCTCTTGATCGAGATGATGAG GATATAAACTTTGATGATGAATCTGCTGAGGTTGTCATATCATCCTTGAGGCTCGGTGATGATCAGGGGAG TCTGTTTACAAATTCCAACTGGTTTGCATTCCAAGATGAAGGAACCAGTAATGTACCTATGGCCATATCCCCAACCGAAGTGATGCATGAGATTAACTTGAATGGCACTACAAACAGTAATAACAGCAGTAGTGATGACGAGGTGGTAGTTGGAGAGGATGACGAGATGAACGAAAACAGCACATCTACTTCCAATCCGATGAATGGGTTCAGCAACTCCGTGAGCAGTGGAGACTTGAATCCGCAAGAAAACGAAAACTTGTTTGGAGGTAGGCCTTCACCTTCGGGTTTGCAAGTAGTCGGTTCAAGTAAGAATCCATTTCTCGACGATGACAATCCGGATGTCAACCCACCGAGTCCTATCGACACAGTGATGACTGATGGAGAGTCCCTTCCAAACGGGGAATCCATACTTCCGAATGGTTCCTCGGACGCAATGGATTCAAGTGAGGGATCAATGAGCAGTGACATGAGTCAGAAATCTCCACCACTGGTGCCGTCTTTGTTCGAAGAGGACGTTGAATTCGTAGGAGTGGAATTAGAAGGTACGGAGAAGCCAATGGAACAAGCTCTAAAAGAAGGAATAGTTGGCGAAGCCAGAGCATTGAAGAGGAACGGTAGTGGTATACCCATACCGGAAAAGGAGAAATCTGACGAGTCCACCGGGATAAAGGAGTTCAATGATTCAAACTATTGGAGGGTTGATCGTGAAGTTACTGTTTTGGAATAG